The Candidatus Izemoplasma sp. genome segment TATTTATTGAAGGATTTATTAAAGAAATCTTTATTGAAATGGCCTATGTTATCGCGTATAGTTTATTTGCCTCACTTGTTATTGCATTAACGCTAGTACCTGCCATTTCTTCAAAAGTTTTAAAGCATAAAACAGTATTAGATCATGAACCGAAATATAAGGTGATTTATGAACGAATTTATCAGTTTGCGTTTAAATACAAAACAATCGTATTAAGTTTTGTTGTCTTATTATTTGTGGGGTCACTCTATGTATCGCAAACTAAAGGCTTTGAATATTTCCCAGCATCAGATGAAGGTGAAATCGTTGTCTCAGTGAGTAATCCTGTCGATAACCCATTATCCTATGATGCGTTTACAGACGTATTAGATAATCTGAATGATGATTTATTAACCATTGATGATGTTGAGACGGTTGGGATCACTCTAGGATCTACGCAAGGGATGTTCTTTGGTATGTCAGATCAAAACAGTGCGTCAGTGAACGTATTACTTGCTGAAGATAGAGCCGATACAACAGCTGAAAATGAGAGTAAGATAAAGCAACTTTTAGATAACAATTACCAGATGGTGACTACAACTATATCAGGATCACAACAACAAACACAAATGCTGACAGGTAGTGGGCTTCAAGTAGATATCATCGGCTATGACTTAGATATGTTACGAGATGAAGCCTCAGCAATTAGCCAAGTTATCAGAGATATTGATGGTGTTGAAGAAGTGAATGATGGGATTGGTATTCTTGCTGATGAACTTCATGTTACTGTCGACAAAGCCACAGCCATTCAATATGGCTTAACAACAGCGCAAGTTATGGGTGTTGTCGCAGCTAACCTATCGACTGAAACAGCGGTAACTACGATCAATGAAGAAGGCCATCTTTATGATGTTTATGTCATTGATAGTCAGTCAAATATTGAAGCAGCAAGCCTATCCTTAAATCAAGTTGAAAACTTAGTTGTTGGAATGAGCCCATCAGGAAGTCCGGTTACGGTTGGTGATGTCGCAACGGTTGAACTTGAAAAAGGATTAAGTAGTATCAATCATATCGATGGTGATCGAGCAATAACTGTTGATGTTAGTTTTGAAGAAGGAGCGAATATTACTGAAGTATCTAGTGTCATCAATGATGCCTTAGAAAGTTATGAGTTGCCAGATGGTTTTGACTATACAGTTAGTGGTGAAAACGAAGAAACAATAGAAGCATTTAAAACACTTGGCTTAGCTCTAGTATTAGCAATTGTCTTAATCTATATGATTATGGCATCTCAATTTCAATCACTGAAATACCCATTCATTATTATGTTTACATTACCACTTGCGTTTACTGGTGGGTTTGCGATATTATATCTTGCGAATATGCCATTAAGTGTTGTGGCGTTAATTGGTTTTGTTATCCTCGTAGGGGTAGTTGTCAATAACGGTATTGTCCTAGTCGATTATACAAATCAATTAGTCGAGGAAGGCTACTCTGTTGAAGAGGCATTACTTGAGGCAGGTAAAACGCGATTACGCCCAATTATTATGACAGCTTTAACAACCGTACTCGCACTCACAGGAATGGCATTAGGTCTCGGACAAGGCGCAGAAATGATGCAGCCTATGGCCATTACAACCATCGGTGGACTATTATATGCGACCGTATTGACGTTGTTGATTGTGCCAATTATGTATTATCTATTGTATCGTTATGCAAAACGTATTTTATTATCACTACTTAGCGCGGTGTTTTTCATTGGCGCAATAGCTGTGAATATATTACTTGGATCCACGTTATATACTGTAGTACTTGTTATATTAGCTCTCCTTAGTTTAGGGGTAGTGATGGTTGACTTCTATAAAAAAGGTATCAGTTATGAATAGAAGACAAGAGATTATTAACGCGTTACTGGATATGATTAAAGAAGAAGGTCTGAATGTCAATTTTACGATGTCTGAACTTGCCAAAAAAGTTGATATTGGAAAAAGTACATTATATGAATACTTTTCTACAAAAGAAGATATTATCCAGGCAGCGATAACACAATTATTTGATCACATGGTAGACATGATTTATGCCCAACCCCTAGATGATAATGCGGATTTTGAAACACTATTTAAAGCTCAACTACGCTTCATGTTTCAATTGAATGATCAAAAGAAATACATCATGCGCTATATTCAAATGGAATATGAGCATTCATTTCCGAAATTGATTCAACCATCTATGATCCAAAAGATGAAACAATTAAGAGACTTCTACGAAAAGCGATTTACTGAAATCATTCAAAAAGGAATCACCGAAGGGGTGATTCCTGATACCTTGGATGAGTCAAAACGGTTTATGATTCAGTCAGTTGTCTCGGGAAGCATCATGCGTTATAGCAATGTTGAAATCGATCATACCCTCAGTTTAGAAGATACGATTGATACGATTTATGAAACGTTGTTACGGATTGTAAATAATTAAGGACTTGATTAAAGGTCCTTTTTTATTACATAAGACTCAGGATGATTACCTTTATAATAAACGACGAAATACATGTTTTCATAATGAATGACCCTGGTGTGTTTAAATAATAAATGTAGTGGAATGTCTGTCTTAACTGAACAGGCCTCTAGCACCGATTTCCGCTGAGATTTATCGAGTGTGTTCTTCCAAAATGCTTTAGGTTTTATCGTAGAACGCATAAGATAATCTTGTAAGATTAGAAATTGTTCATATGGTGTTAATAATGGCATAATGCGTTTATAAATATCATCTAATTGATATCTGTGAAGACTGTAATTATGATCGTTATAATGCGATGCAATCTCAAGAAGAAAATGATAAACAGAGTCTTTATTTAAAAGGATTTGATGCATGTTTTCTTTAAAATATCCTTTGTTGTGGTATAACTCTAACATGTGTTCAACATCATGAATTTCACGAATATCCTCTTCTGACAAGACACCAGTTTTTATTAATTCATAAGGTGCGGTCTGATGATACTCAATGCCATAAATGGATGCCTGTGTTCTAAGAGCTGTTCCTCTGAGTAACTTTAAAAAGCCGCATTGTAATTCTTTTGCGCCTAAGTTAAATACTGTATTGAAAGTATTGATAAAAGAAGCCTTATCTTCTTCAGGAAGGCCAGCGATTAAATCTAGATGTAGTGTGATGATATCTTCTTTTACCATACGCTTAATGTTGTCAAATAAACGCTGGTTATTTTGATAACGATTCACCAATGCATTGGTTTTCTCATTTAGGGATTGGATACCAATTTCAAACCGAAATAACCCTTTGCGACTATGTTTATGAATAAAGTTAATCAGTTTAGGGTCTAAGATATCACCAGTAATCTCAAATTGAAAGACGGTTTGATGATTATCACGATCAATAATGTATTGAATTAAATCCAGTGTTTTTTTGTTCGCATTAAAGGTTCTATCAAGAAATTTGATCGTTTTGACACCATGTGACATATAATAATCAATAGCTTTCTTGACAGATTCAATATTAAAAAAGCGGACCTTTTTTTCTAAAGAAGATAAACAATAACTACATTGATAAGGGCATCCCCTTGAACTTTCAATATAGGCAATCCGGTTGGGGATATGGTGGATATCTTCTTCAAAATAATAAGGTGGATTTAATGTATCTAATGACATGATTTCTTCTATGGGTTGATGGACAGAGCCGGTATCAGATAGATAACTTATATTTGAAATGTGTTCAAATGAGCCTTGACTGTTTAATGCATGTAATAACTGATTAAAGGCTATTTCTCCTTCCCCTTTAATAATGTATGATACATGATTAAATGATAAGAAGTATTCAGGATCATAACTTACTTCTGGGCCACCTAAAACAATCGGAATCGATGTGTTAAGGTCATTCAATATCTTTTTCACCATTTCAACATTCCAAATATACACGCTTATGCCAACTAATGATGCATTCGATCGTTCAATTATTGTCATAATATCGCGAATGTCATCTTTGATAGTAAACTCTTTTATGGTACATGGAAAATCACTATTCGCTTTTAATAAGCGAACAGCGTTATTTGTATGGATAAATTTAGCATTGATGCTGATTAGTAATGCATTCATAAGAATCACCAAAATAATTGTACCATATTATTAAGAAAAGAACATAGATGTGTTACAATTATGATAGAAAAAGGTGATACAATGGATAGATTTAAGTTACAAGCCCACTATACGCCAATGGGAGACCAGGTTAAGGCTATTGAGTATTTAACAGACCATTTAAATCAAGGTGTTAAAGAACAAATCCTACTTGGGGCGACGGGGACAGGAAAAACCTTTACGATTAGTAATGTTATTGAGCGAGCCAACAAAAAGACATTGGTGTTAGCTCATAACAAAACACTAGCTGGACAACTCTACAGTGAGTTAAAACAATACTTTCCCGATAACCGTGTTGAATATTTTATATCCTATTATGATTATTATCAACCAGAAGCTTATGTACCTTCTAGAGACTTGTTTATAGAGAAGGATGCTAAGACCAATGATGAAATTGATGAAATGCGACACAGCGCAACTGCGTCGCTTTTAGAGCGTGATGATGTAATAGTTGTTGCAAGTGTCTCGTGCATTTATGGAATTGGAGATCCTGAAGATTATAAAAACTCAATGATGACCTTAAGGGTTGGACAAATCATTGATCGTGATGACATCACCGCAAAACTAGTCGATATGTTATTTACCCGTAATGATTATGATTTTACACGTGGGACATTCCGTGTTAAAGGGGATGTGATTGAAATATTACCTACCTATACAAAAACTAATGGATTACGCGTAGAGATGTTTGATGACGAAATAGAACGCCTCAGAGAAATCGATATACTTACAGGAGAAGTTTTAAACGAATATAATGTATTATCCATTTTTCCAGCAACGCAGTTTGTCACAAACAAGGATAAAATTGATGAAGGAATCCGTCGCATTGAAGAAGAACTAAAAGAACGCGTTACCTATTTTAAAGAAAATGATCAGTATTTAGAGGCAGAACGCATACAGCAACGTACTAAATATGATTTAGAGATGCTTAAGGAAGTAGGGAGTTGTAGTGGCGTTGAAAATTATTCTCGCCATTTAAGTTTACGAGAAGCAGGAGAAACACCGTCGACACTTATGGATTTCTTTGGGGATGATTATTTATTAGTTGTCGATGAATCTCATGTCACCTTACCACAAGTTAGAGGGATGTATAACGGTGATCAAGCTAGAAAGCAAACTTTAGTAGATTATGGATTCCGATTACCAAGCGCACTTGATAATCGACCACTTAATTTTGATGAATTTAATGAAAAAATCGATCAAGTTATCTACTTATCTGCGACACCAGGAGATTACGAGATGGAGCGCACACCTCATCTAGTAGAACAAATTATTCGTCCTACAGGCTTATTAGACCCTAAAGTCGAAGTTCGCCCTAAAGAAGGACAAATTGATGATATTGTCAATGAAATTATGCAAAAGATAGAAAAAGACCAACGCACGTTAATCACAACACTCACCATTAAAATGAGTGAGGACTTAACAAACTATTTGCGTGAGTTAGGGTTTAAAGTAGCCTATTTACATAGCGAAATTAAATCATTAGAACGCCTAGAGATTATTCGTGAACTACGACTAGGGACATATGATATTTTAGTTGGGATCAACTTACTCCGTGAGGGCTTAGACATTCCAGAAGTTGGTTTGATAACCATTTTGGACGCGGATAAACAAGGGTTTTTAAGAAGTAAACGTAGTTTAATTCAAACAATTGGTAGAGCGGCAAGAAATAAAGAGGGTAAAGTTATTCTTTATGCCGATAAAATGACAGAAGCAATGGAAATTGCGATTGATGAAACGAAACGACGTCGTACCATTCAACAAACATATAATGAAACCCATGGGATTGAGCCGGTATCGATTAAAAAAGCGATTCAAGAAAGTGTTCGTGTGAAACTCGAAGTGAGCGAAGAAACAAAAACGATAGATGAGTTGACTAAAGAAGAAAAAGCACGTGTGATCAGTGAACTAGAAAAGGATATGAACAATGCAGCAAAAGCGTTAGACTTTGAAAAAGCTGCCGAATTACGAGATATTATTATTGAAATGAAAGCATCACTATAAGTGGTTTCAATGGATATAATATGCTATAATATGGACAATGGAGAGTGATAATATGGAACTAGCAATACAAATCATCATCTATACAATTATCTTAACTACATTTATGTTTGATTGGTGGTTGAGTAAGTTAAATTATGATCATCGAAATACCAAAATTCCTGAAGAAGTGAATGACATTTATAATGATAGAGAGTATAAGCGATGGCAACAGTATTCGATGGACAATCATCGGTTTACGAAAATAGCGAAATTAATCTCTTTAGCAGTATTTCTCATTTTACTTGCAAGTGGTGGTTTTGTACTATTTAATCAGTGGTCAGAAGCGCTTGTACCAAACCGTACACCATTACAGGTAATTGTCTTTATGGCACCTTATTACATCATAAATCAAATTATCGGGATACCGTTATCATATTATCGTACCTTTGTTATTGAAGAAAAATATGGTTTTAATAAGACAACCAAAAAGACTTTTGTTTTAGATAAAATTAAAGGTATTCTCTTAACGATCATTTTAGGTGGTGGACTATTATATATGGTTATCTCTTTATATGTGCAAATGCCATCAGGAACAACATTCTTCATCTTCACATGGTTGAGTTTAGTGATGATCTTTATTGTCATTAATATATTATATGTACCTGTATTTGTTCCTTTATTTAATCAGTTAACGCCACTTGAAGACGGCTCCTTAAGGGATAAAATTATAGATTTTGCTGAAGGGGTTGGGTATGAAGTTAATAAGATTAGTGTGATGGATGCTTCTAAGCGTTCAACTAAGTTAAATGCCTTTTTCTCAGGATTTGGTAAGTTTAAGAATATTGTATTATTTGATACATTGTTAGATAAGATGAATGAAGAGGAGATAGTTGCGGTATTGGCACATGAGATTGGTCATAATAAACATAAACATGTGATCTTTAATATGCTTCAATCGGCCTTTTTATTGACAGTTTACTTAGGTGTCTTACTGTTAGTGCTTAATGTTTCAGTGTTTAGCACTGCCTTTGGATTTGATACGGTTAACATTGGATTTTCTTTAATTCTATTTACCGTTTTAATCGATCCAATCTCTATTTTAATTGAGTTAGTTACATCAAGTTTTTCTAGAAAACATGAATATCAAGCGGATGCTTATGCTTCACTCAACACTTCTAATGATGCGATGATTCAGGCATTAAAAGTCTTAGCAAAAGAAAATTTTGCTAATCTTACCCCGCATCCACTCTATGTAAAATTACGATATTCTCATCCTCCAACCGCAAACCGTATAGCAGCAATTAATGAGGTGACATAATATGCGCAAAGGTGTAAAAGTGTATTTATTTCAAGTGTTAGTTCTTGCTTCTTTAGTCGTACTGTATGATGTCACGCGTTCATTTCCATTATTAATTGGAGTTATTGCTTTAATTAGTGGTGGATATATCATTTATGGGTTATATTTTAAAATTCGTCCCTTACCCTATTTAGAAAAGATTGTTAATCCATCAGTGTATATGGAATACATTGAATCAAAAGTGAAAAGACGCGTACCACTTTATTATCCTTTATATAAAGCTTATGGACTGATTTACCAAAACAAACTAGATGAAGCGGTTAGTGTATATCAAGAAAACACATTGACAATAGATGACTTAAATGAAGATTTATTTCGTGTTTATACATTGGTTGAAGCACATATTTATTATTACCAAAATAATAAACAAGCACTCATAAATCTAGAAAAACGCATTGAAGGACATAAACACAGAACGTTTGCGGTAGGTCAAACTATTGTACTTTTTAGACATTTAATTGATGAAGAGTACTACAAAGCTAAAGAATTATTATTACTGTTAATCCCTGAATATAAGACCCGGCTACATATTGTTGAAATGGAATATTATTTAGCGCTTGCTTATGGTCAACTTGATAATAAAGAGGATGCATTGGCCGTGATTGATTTTATGCTAGATAAAAACTATCCAGTATTTTATACAAATTTATTTAAGGAATTAAAAGAAAGAATTACAGAAAATGAAGAGGCTTAACGCCTCTTTTTATTTTATTTAATATAATAATTAATCATATTAAACACAAAATTAAATA includes the following:
- a CDS encoding M48 family metallopeptidase; the encoded protein is MELAIQIIIYTIILTTFMFDWWLSKLNYDHRNTKIPEEVNDIYNDREYKRWQQYSMDNHRFTKIAKLISLAVFLILLASGGFVLFNQWSEALVPNRTPLQVIVFMAPYYIINQIIGIPLSYYRTFVIEEKYGFNKTTKKTFVLDKIKGILLTIILGGGLLYMVISLYVQMPSGTTFFIFTWLSLVMIFIVINILYVPVFVPLFNQLTPLEDGSLRDKIIDFAEGVGYEVNKISVMDASKRSTKLNAFFSGFGKFKNIVLFDTLLDKMNEEEIVAVLAHEIGHNKHKHVIFNMLQSAFLLTVYLGVLLLVLNVSVFSTAFGFDTVNIGFSLILFTVLIDPISILIELVTSSFSRKHEYQADAYASLNTSNDAMIQALKVLAKENFANLTPHPLYVKLRYSHPPTANRIAAINEVT
- the uvrB gene encoding excinuclease ABC subunit UvrB gives rise to the protein MDRFKLQAHYTPMGDQVKAIEYLTDHLNQGVKEQILLGATGTGKTFTISNVIERANKKTLVLAHNKTLAGQLYSELKQYFPDNRVEYFISYYDYYQPEAYVPSRDLFIEKDAKTNDEIDEMRHSATASLLERDDVIVVASVSCIYGIGDPEDYKNSMMTLRVGQIIDRDDITAKLVDMLFTRNDYDFTRGTFRVKGDVIEILPTYTKTNGLRVEMFDDEIERLREIDILTGEVLNEYNVLSIFPATQFVTNKDKIDEGIRRIEEELKERVTYFKENDQYLEAERIQQRTKYDLEMLKEVGSCSGVENYSRHLSLREAGETPSTLMDFFGDDYLLVVDESHVTLPQVRGMYNGDQARKQTLVDYGFRLPSALDNRPLNFDEFNEKIDQVIYLSATPGDYEMERTPHLVEQIIRPTGLLDPKVEVRPKEGQIDDIVNEIMQKIEKDQRTLITTLTIKMSEDLTNYLRELGFKVAYLHSEIKSLERLEIIRELRLGTYDILVGINLLREGLDIPEVGLITILDADKQGFLRSKRSLIQTIGRAARNKEGKVILYADKMTEAMEIAIDETKRRRTIQQTYNETHGIEPVSIKKAIQESVRVKLEVSEETKTIDELTKEEKARVISELEKDMNNAAKALDFEKAAELRDIIIEMKASL
- a CDS encoding TetR/AcrR family transcriptional regulator, which codes for MNRRQEIINALLDMIKEEGLNVNFTMSELAKKVDIGKSTLYEYFSTKEDIIQAAITQLFDHMVDMIYAQPLDDNADFETLFKAQLRFMFQLNDQKKYIMRYIQMEYEHSFPKLIQPSMIQKMKQLRDFYEKRFTEIIQKGITEGVIPDTLDESKRFMIQSVVSGSIMRYSNVEIDHTLSLEDTIDTIYETLLRIVNN
- a CDS encoding efflux RND transporter permease subunit → MKKLAAYSVNRAITVFMAVIIVIVFGVVSYTNLTTDLLPSLNIPYSVVVTYYPGKSPEEIEQLVTQPIEETLATTTNVKEMTSTSSENVSMVILEFNTDTSMDSAVLEMRENLDMTTSSLPDDVMDPMIIKLNPDLMPVMQLSVSKEGVSEQALTTYVNEDVLPLIERINGVASVSISGAFESDVHIVLDEAAIENINTQLEQMYDTMPVAPSEPIYLDKELIENILSAQNISFPVGYINIDEVDYLVRVGDDFGSVEALNNLMLFNSPGIPALSIDPLQVTLDDIADVTYVNANSDAYSKVNGENAISITIQKSSATPTTEVTNEINALIEAIEANDDTEVTVLLDQGKYIEEATGSVSNNLYIGAVLAIIVLLIFLRSARATFIVGISIPISLLFAIVLIYFSNITLNIISLGGLALGIGMLVDNSIVVMENIFRLKHEGKSNKEAAIVGAKQVAGAITASTITTISVFIPVLFIEGFIKEIFIEMAYVIAYSLFASLVIALTLVPAISSKVLKHKTVLDHEPKYKVIYERIYQFAFKYKTIVLSFVVLLFVGSLYVSQTKGFEYFPASDEGEIVVSVSNPVDNPLSYDAFTDVLDNLNDDLLTIDDVETVGITLGSTQGMFFGMSDQNSASVNVLLAEDRADTTAENESKIKQLLDNNYQMVTTTISGSQQQTQMLTGSGLQVDIIGYDLDMLRDEASAISQVIRDIDGVEEVNDGIGILADELHVTVDKATAIQYGLTTAQVMGVVAANLSTETAVTTINEEGHLYDVYVIDSQSNIEAASLSLNQVENLVVGMSPSGSPVTVGDVATVELEKGLSSINHIDGDRAITVDVSFEEGANITEVSSVINDALESYELPDGFDYTVSGENEETIEAFKTLGLALVLAIVLIYMIMASQFQSLKYPFIIMFTLPLAFTGGFAILYLANMPLSVVALIGFVILVGVVVNNGIVLVDYTNQLVEEGYSVEEALLEAGKTRLRPIIMTALTTVLALTGMALGLGQGAEMMQPMAITTIGGLLYATVLTLLIVPIMYYLLYRYAKRILLSLLSAVFFIGAIAVNILLGSTLYTVVLVILALLSLGVVMVDFYKKGISYE
- a CDS encoding DUF4080 domain-containing protein: MNALLISINAKFIHTNNAVRLLKANSDFPCTIKEFTIKDDIRDIMTIIERSNASLVGISVYIWNVEMVKKILNDLNTSIPIVLGGPEVSYDPEYFLSFNHVSYIIKGEGEIAFNQLLHALNSQGSFEHISNISYLSDTGSVHQPIEEIMSLDTLNPPYYFEEDIHHIPNRIAYIESSRGCPYQCSYCLSSLEKKVRFFNIESVKKAIDYYMSHGVKTIKFLDRTFNANKKTLDLIQYIIDRDNHQTVFQFEITGDILDPKLINFIHKHSRKGLFRFEIGIQSLNEKTNALVNRYQNNQRLFDNIKRMVKEDIITLHLDLIAGLPEEDKASFINTFNTVFNLGAKELQCGFLKLLRGTALRTQASIYGIEYHQTAPYELIKTGVLSEEDIREIHDVEHMLELYHNKGYFKENMHQILLNKDSVYHFLLEIASHYNDHNYSLHRYQLDDIYKRIMPLLTPYEQFLILQDYLMRSTIKPKAFWKNTLDKSQRKSVLEACSVKTDIPLHLLFKHTRVIHYENMYFVVYYKGNHPESYVIKKDL